In a genomic window of Clavelina lepadiformis chromosome 7, kaClaLepa1.1, whole genome shotgun sequence:
- the LOC143465110 gene encoding acetylcholine receptor subunit alpha-like isoform X1, with amino-acid sequence MSFYVTELFTTSTIKLIPCEPRCYLKHSNSSICLLLVTLCHAKNRNNLLDDLLNSDVYDSKVRPVPFYNESLKIKFKMYFNQILDVSEVSQKIETKVWLSHIWSDPRLEWDPQQYDGIKSIHVPTTDNRIWLPILVLYNNADGDFSITKFTKATVNYKGIVEWKPPAIFKSFCEIKVADFPFDTQNCTMKIGLWSEGQNLIDMVNSDGEVKNHTCDNPDVSTYKENGEWDLLTTGCYKHYVNYTCCIGAYVDMTYYFKLQRRPLYLIINILFPTMLFSFLTCAVFYLPSDAGEKMTLSISLLLSLIVFLLVVVETVPSTAKGVPLLCQYIVFTMVLVCLSIMITVVVLNVHYRGSATHVMSDRVKKIFMVWLPKLIFSSTMKKMDPYKSESEKTNQFCKDISDISGRDVNFQKPCLLRDDVQRAVDGVNFVSEYFQDQKESQEKEDQWKYVAMVIDHFLLYIFIALCLFGTIGIFGKRLIEFNAEKA; translated from the exons ATGTCATTTTACGTCACCGAGCTTTTCACCACAAGTACGATCAAACTTATACCCTGTGAACCGCGatgctacttgaaacactCCAACTCTAG CATTTGTCTTCTTTTGGTTACATTATGTCATGCCAAAAACCGAAACAACCTATTGGATGATTTGTTAAATTCTGATGTTTATGATTCAAAAGTGAGACCAGTTCCATTTTATAATGAAAGCCTGAAAATAAAGTTCAAGATGTACTTCAATCAGATTTTGGATGTG AGTGAAGTGAGCCAAAAAATAGAGACAAAAGTATGGCTTTCACATATTTGGTCCGATCCAAGACTGGAGTGGGACCCACAGCAATATGATGGAATAAAATCAATCCATGTACCAACAACTGATAACAGAATATGGCTTCCTATTCTGGTTCTTTATAATAA TGCTGATGGTGacttttcaatcacaaaatttaCTAAAGCTACTGTGAATTACAAAGGCATTGTGGAATGGAAACCTCcggcaatttttaaaagtttctgTGAAATTAAG GTGGCAGATTTTCCATTTGACACACAAAATTGCACAATGAAGATTGGGTTGTGGTCCgaaggtcaaaatttgatcGATATGGTGAATTCAGATGGTGAAGTAAA GAACCATACTTGTGATAATCCTGATGTTAGCACATACAAAGAAAATGGTGAATGGGATCTTCTAACAACGGGTTGCTATAAACAttatgtgaattacacatgcTGTATTG gtGCTTATGTTGACATGACATACTACTTTAAATTGCAACGTCGACCACTCTATTTAATCATTAATATTCTCTTCCCTACAATGTTGTTCTCATTTCTGACTTGCGCTGTTTTCTACCTTCCGTCTGATGCGGGTGAAAAAATGACACTCAGTATTTCTCTGCTTCTCTCTTTGATTGTGTTTTTGCTCGTTGTTG TGGAAACTGTACCTTCAACTGCAAAAGGTGTCCCATTGCTTTGTCAATACATAGTGTTCACTATGGTGTTGGTGTGCCTGTCAATTATGATTACAGTGGTTGTTTTAAATGTCCACTACAGAGGGTCTGCTACACATGTCATGTCCGATAGAGTTAAAAAG ATATTCATGGTATGGTTGCCGAAATTGATATTTAGCTCCACAATGAAGAAGATGGATCCATACAAAAGCGAAtcagaaaaaacaaatcaattttGCAAGGATATAAGCG ATATTTCTGGGCGTGATGTGAACTTTCAAAAGCCCTGCCTATTGAGGGATGATGTTCAGCGTGCTGTGGATGGAGTcaattttgtttcagaataCTTTCAAGATCAAAAAGAAAGTCAGGAA AAAGAAGATCAATGGAAGTATGTTGCCATGGTTATTGACCATTTTCTCTTGTATATCTTTATTGCACTTTGCCTGTTTGGAACAATTGGAATCTTTGGCAAAAGATTGATTGAGTTTAATGCAGAGAAAGCCTGA
- the LOC143465110 gene encoding acetylcholine receptor subunit alpha-like isoform X2 has product MFSNRGMPCWSTMILYGLKYICICLLLVTLCHAKNRNNLLDDLLNSDVYDSKVRPVPFYNESLKIKFKMYFNQILDVSEVSQKIETKVWLSHIWSDPRLEWDPQQYDGIKSIHVPTTDNRIWLPILVLYNNADGDFSITKFTKATVNYKGIVEWKPPAIFKSFCEIKVADFPFDTQNCTMKIGLWSEGQNLIDMVNSDGEVKNHTCDNPDVSTYKENGEWDLLTTGCYKHYVNYTCCIGAYVDMTYYFKLQRRPLYLIINILFPTMLFSFLTCAVFYLPSDAGEKMTLSISLLLSLIVFLLVVVETVPSTAKGVPLLCQYIVFTMVLVCLSIMITVVVLNVHYRGSATHVMSDRVKKIFMVWLPKLIFSSTMKKMDPYKSESEKTNQFCKDISDISGRDVNFQKPCLLRDDVQRAVDGVNFVSEYFQDQKESQEKEDQWKYVAMVIDHFLLYIFIALCLFGTIGIFGKRLIEFNAEKA; this is encoded by the exons CATTTGTCTTCTTTTGGTTACATTATGTCATGCCAAAAACCGAAACAACCTATTGGATGATTTGTTAAATTCTGATGTTTATGATTCAAAAGTGAGACCAGTTCCATTTTATAATGAAAGCCTGAAAATAAAGTTCAAGATGTACTTCAATCAGATTTTGGATGTG AGTGAAGTGAGCCAAAAAATAGAGACAAAAGTATGGCTTTCACATATTTGGTCCGATCCAAGACTGGAGTGGGACCCACAGCAATATGATGGAATAAAATCAATCCATGTACCAACAACTGATAACAGAATATGGCTTCCTATTCTGGTTCTTTATAATAA TGCTGATGGTGacttttcaatcacaaaatttaCTAAAGCTACTGTGAATTACAAAGGCATTGTGGAATGGAAACCTCcggcaatttttaaaagtttctgTGAAATTAAG GTGGCAGATTTTCCATTTGACACACAAAATTGCACAATGAAGATTGGGTTGTGGTCCgaaggtcaaaatttgatcGATATGGTGAATTCAGATGGTGAAGTAAA GAACCATACTTGTGATAATCCTGATGTTAGCACATACAAAGAAAATGGTGAATGGGATCTTCTAACAACGGGTTGCTATAAACAttatgtgaattacacatgcTGTATTG gtGCTTATGTTGACATGACATACTACTTTAAATTGCAACGTCGACCACTCTATTTAATCATTAATATTCTCTTCCCTACAATGTTGTTCTCATTTCTGACTTGCGCTGTTTTCTACCTTCCGTCTGATGCGGGTGAAAAAATGACACTCAGTATTTCTCTGCTTCTCTCTTTGATTGTGTTTTTGCTCGTTGTTG TGGAAACTGTACCTTCAACTGCAAAAGGTGTCCCATTGCTTTGTCAATACATAGTGTTCACTATGGTGTTGGTGTGCCTGTCAATTATGATTACAGTGGTTGTTTTAAATGTCCACTACAGAGGGTCTGCTACACATGTCATGTCCGATAGAGTTAAAAAG ATATTCATGGTATGGTTGCCGAAATTGATATTTAGCTCCACAATGAAGAAGATGGATCCATACAAAAGCGAAtcagaaaaaacaaatcaattttGCAAGGATATAAGCG ATATTTCTGGGCGTGATGTGAACTTTCAAAAGCCCTGCCTATTGAGGGATGATGTTCAGCGTGCTGTGGATGGAGTcaattttgtttcagaataCTTTCAAGATCAAAAAGAAAGTCAGGAA AAAGAAGATCAATGGAAGTATGTTGCCATGGTTATTGACCATTTTCTCTTGTATATCTTTATTGCACTTTGCCTGTTTGGAACAATTGGAATCTTTGGCAAAAGATTGATTGAGTTTAATGCAGAGAAAGCCTGA
- the LOC143465109 gene encoding uncharacterized protein LOC143465109 yields MQSRFNIFTLIIFTSVLEQCYSGTTIDVTCNIVNPNSRKNCGFPGIGQGSCESSVDPETGRLCCYDDQILDVPWCFVSAEDVSLTLPTTTRTTAPPTTTTRSPFRPTSDLVGNQPPTGTVSNLFGTQPTNVRPNPFFPGAGVPPPGPGQAAVNPPTDNLANLLEELGIGEEGGDSSPQEIDPALDAGPNANRTVKLCSYIKNNQIQPEIADFFKDTIKECETISVTVAPDVANAALREEINNILSSSGNAVPTPARTPAAGNPLASLLGGGSSSNNLLGGGSSSNNLLGALGGGSSSNNLLGALGGGSSSNNLLGALGGGSSSNNLLGALGGGSSSNNLLGALGGGSSSNNLLGALGGGSSSNNLLSSLGGGGLGGSSSLLSALGGGGLGGSSSLLSALGGGGLGGSSSLLSALGGGGLGGSSSLLSALGGGGLGGSSSLLSALGGGGLGGGSSGLLSSLLGGGGSTSTANLLGSLLGGSNNNNNNNNNNNSPSSSLLTNLLLTQSFNPVNSQPQVIGSQLPDFLGTTPAPVYNPIVCEVLLRDSNTGGSGAISGLFRTQLLTQNGCLQNLLNNPLLLLSGGGGINAIRDTLGPLLGLTDSTDDEENIGQASGPLDPSLIPSATFERCLNRRDEYNRRFNCKVGIHVNIQTEQECLNIGCIFASGGVCFKCPLIRSTAEVNQLPIATCSVPSNSRNNCPGFSSILAFSTIFSQQQLISQNAARTDSSSTGSSQSAPNTNGLGSRTATTRQGSLGSLAALGGLGTFTGATNPFASLGGGLGGLGGLGGLGGLGGLGGIGGLGGGYNNVLLQTNCESRGCCWDGSNNLFTATGSCYEKAEPEISDSSADCFSSFTCGDSPTKLIARIIGGTPVAGDADRPWQVLIRPRGFPSQVRCSGVILCNQWILTAASCLDRIQSVGSILGYAIDLNPESLEVVVGTRLPFSGGASAVVSRIIPHPYYTVSQNYHDIALLQVNTLALATNVQPVCLPDFATKSVSVGEVVYIAGYGENQAGDAGSPLSELRATVISYKDCKDIYETSLPISGVFCANPDTAGEDTCIGDGGSPALTFDDVSETFTVVGINFAGSADCSGSTPMVFLDIPAYREWIRKTTNGCCSFLGSRLGK; encoded by the exons gTACAACGATCGATGTTACATGTAATATTGTCAACCCCAATAGTCGAAAAAACTGTGGATTTCCTGGCATCGGGCAAGGCTCGTGCGAAAGTAGTGTTGATCCCGAAACTGGAAGACTTTGCTGTTATGACGATCAAATTTTGGACGTACCGTGGTGCTTTGTGT CCGCTGAGGACGTAAGCTTGACACTTCCAACAACCACGAGAACTACCGCTCCTCCCACAACAACTACACGAA gTCCTTTTCGTCCAACTAGTGATTTAGTTGGGAACCAACCTCCAACAGGGACAGTTAGTAATTTGTTTGGAACACAGCCGACAAATGTACGGCCCAATCCATTTTTTCCAG GTGCTGGTGTTCCTCCTCCTGGACCGGGTCAAGCTGCTGTTAATCCACCAACAGACAACTTGGCTAATTTGTTGGAAGAGTTGGGTATTGGTGAAGAAGGAGGCGACAGTAGTCCCCAAG AGATTGATCCTGCTCTTGATGCTGGCCCAAATGCCAACCGCACTGTAAAATTATGCAGTTACATAAAGAACAATCAAATACAGCCAGAG attGCAGATTTCTTTAAAGATACCATAAAAGAATGTGAAACTATATCTGTTACAGTAGCACCAGATGTGGCAAATGCAGCTTTAAGAGAAGAAATCAAT AATATTCTGAGTTCTAGTGGAAATGCTGTTCCTACTCCAGCACGTACACCGGCTGCTGGAAACCCACTTGCTAGTCTTTTAGGAGGTGGAAGCTCAAGCAACAATTTGCTTGGCGGTGGAAGTTCATCCAATAATCTTCTTGGTGCTCTTGGAGGTGGAAGCTCATCTAATAATCTTCTTGGTGCTCTTGGAGGTGGAAGTTCATCCAATAACCTTCTTGGTGCTCTTGGAGGTGGAAGCTCATCCAATAACCTTCTTGGTGCTCTTGGAGGTGGAAGCTCATCTAATAACCTTCTTGGTGCTCTTGGAGGTGGAAGCTCATCTAATAACCTTCTTGGTGCTCTTGGAGGTGGAAGTTCATCCAATAATTTGCTCAGTTCCCTTGGAGGTGGTGGACTTGGTGGATCCAGTAGTCTTCTAAGTGCTCTTGGAGGCGGTGGACTTGGTGGATCCAGTAGTCTTCTAAGTGCTCTTGGAGGCGGTGGACTTGGAGGATCCAGTAGTCTTCTAAGTGCTCTTGGAGGCGGTGGACTTGGTGGATCCAGTAGTCTTCTAAGTGCTCTTGGAGGCGGTGGACTTGGAGGATCCAGTAGTCTTCTAAGTGCTCTTGGAGGTGGTGGACTTGGTGGTGGGTCTAGTGGTCTTTTGTCATCTCTTTTGGGTGGTGGCGGTAGCACTTCAACTGCTAATTTACTGGGATCTCTGCTGGGAGgaagcaacaacaacaacaacaacaacaataacaacaatagCCCTTCAAGCAGTTTGCTAACAAACCTACTTCTCACACAGAGTTTTAATCCTGTAAATTCTCAGCCACAAGTAATTGGATCCCAGCTACCTG ATTTTCTGGGAACAACGCCTGCTCCTGTGTACAACCCAATTGTGTGTGAAGTATTGTTGCGTGACAGTAATACTGGTGGTAGTGGTGCAATTAGTGGTCTTTTCAGAACTCAACTTCTCACACAAAATGGTTGCttgcaaaatcttttaaacaaTCCTTTACTTCTCTTATCAG GCGGTGGTGGCATTAATGCCATTCGAGATACCCTTGGACCTCTTCTTGGTCTCACGGACTCCACTGATGATGAAGAAAATATAGGTCAAGCAAGCGGTCCACTTGACCCAT CTTTGATCCCTTCTGCCACGTTTGAGAGATGCTTGAATAGGAGGGATGAATATAACAGACGATTTAATTGTAAAGTTGGAATCCACGTTAATATACAAACTGAACAGgaatgcttgaacatt GGCTGTATCTTTGCATCAGGTGGAGTATGTTTTAAATGTCCTTTGATAAGGAGCACTGCTGAAGTCAATCAGTTGCCTATTG CAACATGCAGCGTCCCCAGCAATAGCAGGAACAATTGTCCAGGTTTTAGTTCAATTTTAGCATTCAGTACAATCTTCAGTCAACAGCAGTTGATTTCTCAGAATGCAGCTCGTACTGACTCTTCATCGACTGGTTCAAGCCAAAGCGCTCCAAATACAAATGGCCTTGGGTCACGTACTGCCACAACTCGTCAAGGAA GTCTTGGGAGTTTAGCAGCCCTGGGTGGACTTGGCACTTTCACTGGTGCTACTAATCCTTTTGCCAGTCTGGGTGGCGGGTTAGGTGGTCTTGGTGGTCTTGGTGGACTGGGCGGCCTGGGGGGTTTAGGTGGAATTGGTGGCTTAGGAGGAGGATACAACAACGttcttttgcaaacaaattgcGAATCACGAGGTTGTTGTTGGGATGGAAGTAACAACTTATTTACAGCTACAGGATCATGCTATGAGAAAG CTGAACCAGAGATTTCCGATTCGTCAGCCGACTGCTTTAGTTCTTTCACATGTGGCGACTCACCAACAAAGCTCATAGCAAGAATAATTG GTGGAACTCCAGTAGCTGGTGATGCAGATCGACCCTGGCAAGTTTTAATCCGGCCGAGAGGCTTCCCTAGCCAAGTTCGCTGCTCGGGTGTGATTTTGTGCAA TCAGTGGATATTAACAGCTGCATCTTGTTTGGATAGAATTCAGTCCGTTGGCTCGATCTTGGGTTATGCCATTGA CCTTAATCCTGAATCACTAGAAGTGGTTGTTGGAACTAGACTTCCATTTTCTGGTGGTGCATCAGCTG tTGTATCCAGAATCATACCCCACCCTTACTATACAGTTTCTCAGAATTATCACGACATAGCATTACTCCAAGTTAATACTCTTGCACTGGCAACAAAT GTCCAGCCAGTGTGCCTTCCTGACTTTGCTACCAAATCAGTTTCAGTTGGTGAAGTTGTGTATATTGCAGGTTATGGGGAAAACCAAG CTGGGGATGCAGGGTCCCCACTTAGTGAACTCAGGGCCACTGTAATCTCTTACAAAGACTGTAAAGACATTTATGAAACGAGCCTTCCTATTAGTGGAGTATTTTGTGCCAATCCTGATACAGCTGGAGAAGACACATGTATT GGTGATGGTGGTAGTCCTGCACTTACATTTGATGATGTCAGTGAAACTTTTACTGTTGTTGGCATTAACTTTGCTGGTTCTGCTGACTGCAGTGGCTCAACC CCGATGGTATTTCTAGACATACCAGCATACAGGGAATGGATCAGAAAGACTACCAATGGATGTTGCA GTTTTCTAGGCAGCCGACTTGGAAAATAA